From a single Cyanobacteria bacterium GSL.Bin1 genomic region:
- a CDS encoding histidinol-phosphate transaminase: MLNHSTQTAFNFIRPQIADLLAYSSHTEETALPSDVDKLDTNESPYDLPAAEKEKLAKHYQNIIESNRYPDGSHDLLKSAIAQYVNETSPSPLNSSYISVGNGSDELIRSLLIATCVGTNASILVSEPTFSMYKILAQTLGITTISIPREETHFTIKRGQADQAIAQAAASGHSVKVIFVVHPNSPTGNLLSQAEIEWLKNLPEDILVVIDEAYFEFSGHSLVGELPKHHNWAILRTFSKGFRLAAHRVGYCLAHPQLTQALEKIRLPYNLPTFSQAAALVALENREQLLSTIAETQSEREKLTNFLAADSRFQVWESDANFIYFRLNLSSREEQQQQQQHLVKTLKQQGTLLRYTANGIRITVGSPAENKRTQNGLASYLEKYI, translated from the coding sequence ATGCTCAATCATTCTACCCAGACTGCTTTCAATTTCATTCGTCCTCAAATTGCGGACTTGCTGGCTTACTCTTCCCACACAGAAGAGACAGCACTGCCCTCAGATGTGGATAAACTCGACACGAACGAAAGTCCTTATGATCTTCCTGCAGCAGAAAAGGAGAAGTTAGCTAAGCACTATCAAAACATTATTGAGAGTAATCGTTATCCAGATGGGAGTCATGACTTGCTGAAAAGCGCGATCGCGCAGTATGTGAATGAAACGAGTCCCTCTCCCCTTAATTCCAGTTATATTTCGGTAGGGAATGGATCAGATGAACTGATTCGTTCGCTGTTGATTGCCACTTGTGTAGGAACCAACGCCTCAATTCTTGTTTCTGAACCGACCTTCTCCATGTATAAGATTCTGGCACAAACCTTGGGCATCACTACAATTTCCATTCCCCGAGAAGAAACCCACTTTACAATCAAGCGAGGACAGGCGGATCAGGCGATCGCGCAAGCAGCCGCTAGTGGACATTCGGTGAAAGTCATCTTTGTGGTTCATCCCAACTCCCCGACGGGAAACTTACTGAGTCAAGCCGAAATTGAATGGCTGAAAAACCTCCCAGAAGACATTTTGGTTGTTATTGATGAAGCCTACTTTGAATTTAGCGGTCATTCTTTAGTGGGAGAACTCCCAAAACACCACAATTGGGCAATTCTCCGCACCTTCTCCAAAGGGTTTCGTCTCGCCGCCCATCGGGTCGGTTACTGCCTTGCCCATCCTCAACTAACCCAAGCTTTAGAAAAAATTCGTCTCCCTTACAACCTGCCCACTTTTTCCCAAGCAGCAGCCCTAGTTGCTCTTGAAAACCGAGAGCAATTGCTCTCAACAATAGCAGAAACCCAATCAGAGCGAGAAAAACTCACCAATTTCCTTGCTGCTGATTCGCGTTTCCAAGTTTGGGAAAGTGATGCCAATTTTATCTACTTCCGCCTTAATCTTTCGTCTCGGGAGGAACAACAGCAACAACAACAGCATTTAGTTAAAACCTTAAAACAACAAGGAACGTTACTCCGATATACAGCCAATGGGATTAGAATTACCGTGGGCAGTCCTGCTGAAAATAAGCGTACCCAAAATGGTTTAGCTAGCTATTTGGAGAAATATATCTAA
- a CDS encoding Uma2 family endonuclease: MSRLTNIQIPTDTWIVGTWEEYLQVLDSLSEQKTKSYYHCNHIRLEMSPVSNEHSRDHNIILYAVNLFATLKNIELNGNDNCSYRKPGVREAQPDASFYIGKTAKTIPWGTGIVDLDKYPPPTLVIEVAKSSLFDDQGNKRSLYEALGVDEYWIIDVEQGKILAFAMNTEGSFRINESQVLSGLDISLLETALQRTRQMTHSEVGAWLLAQFQG, encoded by the coding sequence ATGAGTCGTCTAACAAACATTCAAATTCCCACAGACACTTGGATTGTTGGCACTTGGGAGGAATATCTACAGGTGTTAGACAGCTTGAGTGAGCAAAAAACCAAGAGTTATTATCACTGCAATCATATCAGGCTAGAAATGTCACCTGTTAGCAATGAGCATTCAAGAGATCATAATATTATTCTTTATGCGGTTAATTTATTTGCAACGCTTAAAAACATTGAATTGAACGGCAATGATAACTGCAGTTATCGCAAACCAGGGGTTCGGGAAGCGCAGCCCGATGCCTCTTTTTATATTGGAAAAACGGCAAAAACGATTCCTTGGGGAACTGGCATTGTTGATCTGGACAAATATCCGCCCCCAACTCTAGTTATTGAAGTGGCTAAAAGCTCTCTATTTGATGATCAAGGAAATAAACGATCGCTGTATGAAGCATTAGGAGTCGATGAATATTGGATTATTGATGTGGAACAAGGGAAAATCCTTGCTTTTGCTATGAATACAGAAGGCAGCTTTAGAATTAACGAATCTCAAGTCTTATCAGGATTAGACATTTCTCTTTTAGAAACAGCACTACAACGCACTCGGCAAATGACTCATAGTGAAGTTGGGGCTTGGTTACTTGCCCAATTTCAAGGATAA
- a CDS encoding MerR family DNA-binding protein, giving the protein MSITVSDLIQIGELSKASGLSVKTIRYYEDLGLIHAVKRTKGGFRLFEKETTLIRLQFIKQAQSLGMSLEEIGEFLKVRDRGDLPCHEVKQKLQDKATQIDQQIQALQHLQTQIKSLLAGADPILENPEDDRICPIIQSQ; this is encoded by the coding sequence ATGTCAATTACGGTTTCTGATTTAATCCAAATTGGAGAATTAAGTAAAGCCAGTGGTTTGTCAGTGAAAACGATTCGTTACTATGAAGATTTAGGGTTGATTCATGCCGTAAAACGAACCAAAGGTGGATTCCGCTTATTTGAAAAAGAAACCACGCTAATCCGTCTCCAGTTTATTAAACAAGCGCAAAGTTTAGGGATGAGTTTAGAGGAAATTGGAGAATTTTTAAAGGTGCGCGATCGCGGTGACTTACCCTGTCATGAAGTTAAACAAAAACTCCAAGATAAAGCGACTCAAATTGACCAGCAAATCCAAGCCCTACAACACCTGCAAACTCAAATTAAATCCCTTTTAGCAGGGGCTGATCCCATTTTAGAAAACCCAGAGGATGATCGCATTTGTCCCATTATTCAATCTCAGTAA
- a CDS encoding DUF411 domain-containing protein, whose protein sequence is MLNRKWLLSLGAVIITGSVGAGIYTAVNPSQADTLAPETLQMTSYRSPTCGCCHAWVEHLKAEGFTVKDNVTENLDTIKREKNVPQDLMACHTAVINGYVVEGHIPAADIKRLLREKPDVAAIAVPGMPIGSPGMESGDIKQPYSVFTFTEAGETEVYQQHS, encoded by the coding sequence ATGTTGAATCGCAAATGGTTACTTTCTTTAGGTGCAGTGATAATTACTGGTAGCGTTGGCGCTGGTATTTATACCGCAGTTAACCCTTCCCAAGCCGATACGTTAGCACCCGAAACATTACAAATGACTTCCTATCGCAGTCCCACTTGTGGCTGTTGTCACGCTTGGGTAGAACATCTCAAAGCAGAAGGGTTCACGGTCAAAGACAACGTTACAGAAAACCTAGATACGATTAAACGCGAGAAGAATGTTCCTCAAGATTTAATGGCTTGTCACACCGCAGTCATTAATGGGTATGTGGTCGAAGGACATATTCCCGCAGCAGATATTAAACGCTTGTTGCGAGAAAAACCCGATGTTGCTGCCATTGCCGTGCCTGGAATGCCCATTGGATCACCGGGAATGGAGTCTGGGGATATCAAACAGCCTTACAGCGTTTTCACGTTTACGGAAGCAGGTGAGACTGAAGTTTATCAACAACATTCTTAA
- a CDS encoding efflux RND transporter periplasmic adaptor subunit translates to MLLLSKKISRVIFSKQTLGLGIFTLLTGGILVITNQLKPASSTMDHSGHNMSHDEMMAVDGSFNPTPVTVEVVKPELLQASVQYTGTIEPLQVVTVYPRVAGQLTDYSIYVGDRVQAGDTIAQLSANELLTEVLEAQAETNTMRTALEVSRMEVLEQKNVIKEIEANLTYLGKKLDRFALLVEEGAITQDAYDVVESEVQAKEANLAQAKGKLSRLEAKVVNDQAKIQQAETKVATASTLSNYREIKSPISGIVQERIIDPGIVVQPGMGILKIGDYSRIRLQANVAQQDAVNIDLASPITAKIAGTDMTINGKVSSIFPDTNSETRTVTVESIVNNPSGQLLSGQFINMEIITESQPNALTVPQSAVVTFEDSPAVWIVKGDNTAHRQNVKLGMISSDRVQVTEGLQSSDRVITTGNHQLVENASVKVINQGNNDLIATKTEEDQDNVAIKLMSPPEVKIGDAEFIFQVMDNETQQALSVKNIEIKATMPMKNMAPMTAEVEVKPQAETGTFLAETFLGMKGEWIISVEIKESEYQGKQEFNIEVR, encoded by the coding sequence ATGCTTTTGCTCTCAAAAAAAATCTCAAGGGTTATTTTCAGTAAACAAACGTTGGGCTTGGGAATTTTTACCCTCTTAACAGGAGGAATTCTTGTTATTACCAATCAATTAAAACCTGCATCTTCCACGATGGATCATAGTGGGCATAATATGTCTCATGATGAAATGATGGCAGTAGATGGTTCTTTTAATCCCACTCCTGTCACGGTTGAAGTTGTTAAACCAGAATTATTACAAGCTAGCGTACAGTACACCGGAACCATTGAACCCTTGCAAGTGGTTACGGTTTATCCGAGAGTGGCGGGACAATTAACCGATTATTCGATTTATGTCGGCGATCGCGTTCAAGCAGGAGATACCATCGCCCAATTAAGCGCTAATGAATTATTAACAGAAGTCTTAGAAGCACAAGCAGAAACGAACACCATGCGAACGGCTTTAGAAGTGAGTCGGATGGAAGTTTTAGAACAGAAAAATGTCATTAAAGAAATTGAAGCCAATCTCACTTATTTAGGGAAAAAATTAGACCGCTTTGCCTTATTAGTTGAGGAAGGCGCGATCACTCAAGATGCTTATGATGTGGTGGAAAGTGAAGTGCAAGCCAAAGAAGCTAATTTAGCCCAAGCCAAGGGTAAACTCTCCCGTTTAGAAGCAAAAGTGGTTAATGATCAAGCAAAAATTCAACAAGCTGAGACGAAGGTTGCCACTGCTTCAACCCTTTCCAATTACAGGGAAATTAAATCTCCCATTAGTGGCATTGTTCAAGAAAGAATCATCGATCCGGGGATAGTCGTACAACCGGGAATGGGAATTCTAAAAATTGGCGATTATAGTCGGATTCGTTTACAAGCAAATGTTGCTCAACAGGATGCCGTTAATATTGATTTAGCGTCTCCAATTACCGCTAAAATTGCTGGGACTGATATGACTATTAATGGAAAAGTCAGTAGTATTTTTCCAGATACTAACAGTGAAACTCGTACCGTCACTGTGGAATCAATTGTTAACAATCCTAGTGGACAATTGCTGTCAGGGCAATTTATTAACATGGAAATTATTACTGAAAGTCAGCCCAATGCTTTAACTGTTCCTCAATCAGCGGTGGTGACGTTTGAAGACAGTCCAGCGGTTTGGATTGTCAAGGGAGATAACACAGCCCATCGGCAAAACGTGAAATTAGGCATGATTAGCAGTGATCGCGTTCAAGTGACTGAAGGATTGCAAAGCAGCGATCGGGTAATCACGACAGGGAATCATCAATTAGTTGAAAATGCCTCTGTTAAAGTTATCAATCAAGGAAATAATGACTTAATTGCAACGAAAACCGAAGAAGATCAAGATAATGTTGCTATTAAATTAATGAGTCCTCCCGAAGTCAAAATTGGTGATGCTGAGTTTATTTTTCAAGTTATGGATAATGAAACTCAACAGGCTTTATCGGTTAAAAATATTGAGATTAAAGCAACGATGCCGATGAAAAATATGGCTCCGATGACAGCCGAAGTAGAAGTTAAGCCTCAAGCAGAAACAGGGACATTTCTCGCGGAAACTTTTTTAGGCATGAAAGGGGAGTGGATCATTTCTGTAGAAATTAAAGAGTCTGAATATCAAGGCAAGCAAGAGTTTAATATTGAAGTTCGTTAA
- a CDS encoding nitrogen fixation protein FixH produces the protein MKKIIVFILLLSLLMFACNSASNQTNTQSPVTSEVETREEKTPQVVLVSPQGEIPMGDAELILEVQDSASGNVIPVENLDVNSTMPMPGGDDMISKVEVEPAANPGQFKVKTNFGMAGTWHLDAKIQDINYQGENRITLEVK, from the coding sequence ATGAAAAAAATAATTGTTTTTATTCTACTCCTAAGTTTATTAATGTTTGCTTGTAATTCAGCTTCTAACCAAACTAACACTCAGTCACCCGTTACCTCTGAAGTGGAAACAAGGGAAGAAAAAACTCCCCAAGTGGTTTTAGTCAGTCCTCAAGGAGAAATTCCAATGGGAGATGCGGAATTAATTTTAGAAGTTCAAGATAGTGCTTCAGGCAACGTGATTCCGGTTGAAAATCTTGATGTGAATTCAACAATGCCGATGCCAGGAGGAGATGACATGATTTCTAAGGTTGAAGTCGAACCAGCAGCGAACCCTGGACAATTTAAAGTGAAAACGAACTTTGGTATGGCGGGAACTTGGCACTTAGATGCTAAGATTCAAGATATTAACTATCAAGGGGAAAACCGAATCACTTTAGAAGTTAAGTAA
- a CDS encoding DUF4276 family protein, which translates to MSYQYDLILLVEEPSMKKLIDVLLPRILSPEIAFLCIPHEGKQDLEKSIPRKLKAFDNKTKFIIIRDQDSGDCLQVKEKLLNLCKQAGRTDTIIRIVCHELESWFLGDLTAVETAMDLKKNTLSKLQSKQKYKDPDRLNSAKEELKKIVPSYQPNSKAGFIGQTLDLSNNQSHSFNVFIETIKNLDRDNTKFT; encoded by the coding sequence ATGAGTTATCAATATGACCTTATTTTATTGGTAGAAGAGCCTTCAATGAAAAAATTAATAGATGTTTTATTACCTCGGATTTTAAGTCCAGAAATAGCTTTTTTGTGCATTCCCCATGAAGGCAAACAAGATTTAGAAAAATCAATTCCTCGTAAATTAAAAGCATTTGATAACAAGACAAAATTTATTATTATCAGAGATCAAGATTCTGGTGATTGTCTGCAAGTAAAAGAGAAACTGCTTAATCTCTGTAAACAAGCTGGAAGAACAGATACTATTATCCGAATTGTCTGTCATGAATTAGAATCGTGGTTTTTAGGAGATTTAACTGCGGTAGAAACAGCAATGGATTTAAAGAAAAATACATTGAGTAAATTACAATCTAAGCAAAAGTACAAAGATCCCGATCGCCTGAATTCAGCTAAAGAAGAATTAAAGAAAATTGTCCCCTCTTATCAACCCAATAGTAAAGCAGGTTTTATTGGACAAACATTAGACCTAAGTAATAATCAATCTCATAGCTTTAACGTATTCATTGAAACAATCAAAAACTTAGATAGAGACAATACTAAATTTACTTAA